In the genome of Raphanus sativus cultivar WK10039 unplaced genomic scaffold, ASM80110v3 Scaffold0285, whole genome shotgun sequence, the window ACCTGTAAGTATCTTCTAACCAAGATAATTAAAAAGACTGACAAACTTCTAAGTTAtgtaacaaataaaaacatgttGAGAATTTTATTGGATATGCAGAGCATTCCGAAATGGTGGATATGGATGTATTACTTGAGCCCTACGTCATGGGTTTTGAATGGATTGCTCACATCTCAGTATGGAGATATGGAGAATGAGGTTATGGCAtttggagagaagaagaaggtttcaGCTTTCGTGGAAGACTATTTTGGTTTCAGATATGATTCTTTGGCTCTTGTAGCTATCATTCTCATTGCCTTCCCCATTCTATTGGCTTCTCTTTTCGCATTCTTCATCGGTAAACTCAATTTCCAAAAGAAGTGATTTACTGTAATCCTGCTTCACAGGGTTAGTATGAAGAATAATGTTTTGGTATTTagcaaataaataaactaaGCTTTCTAGATATATTACAGTtgttacacacaaaaaaaaaacaaaggttgAGTGAGTAACATTCAAAGAGCAAAGCGACTCTCACcacatgacaaaaaaaaacgcaAAACTTAGGATGAAGTATGAGAAACATCAATGCCTGCACAACTGTATATACAAGAGGAAGGATCTGAGCTTTATTCTTCTCCTTGGCCAAAAGgaagacaaagaaacaaacttggtGGAAAATACACAACCCTTTGAACAGGTCTCTTCTATAAGACATTTACTTCTGAAGTTAGTCTGGAAGACAAAACCAACCCACCTACAAGttacaagacaaaaaaaaacattaagtTCTGTTGTTATAGTTGATTCAGGCAGAGTCGATTTTCTATTAAAAGAATAAACATACCTCAGGATTCTGCCATTGATTTACATCAGTAGAATATTAGGCTCAGGCGCTGTTTAGCTAATTCTTGAAGCGAATggttaagagaaaaaaaacactaGGTGACCATGGCAATTAGCTCATCAGGCATGCATTGCCTAATGTTAATGACCATTGAAGTGTTATAAGGCGATGAGATGTCACAGCATTGACGGCGAGGCGGATTCATCTGCCATTtcatttcagaaaaaaaaaagattacaatCTGGCCAAATTAAAGGTAAACACTTAATGAAGTAAAGtgtatttataaaactataccTGTTCAACATTAAGTTTCAGCTTACGAGAAAAAACTCGGATGCGTTGTAGTTGCTTAACAGCTTCTGCTCTGTGGCAATTTCCAACACTATGAAGCCTATAGCTACTCCATGTCCCACCAGTCTCATCTGAGCCTACACCATTCAAGAAAAAGACGAGCGGTCTGGCACATGGATCTCTGGGATATTCTCTTGTGCTGAACATATAGTTGCTTCTGACTCCTGACCCTCTCCTCCATGTAGAAAACGTCTTTTGCAAGGTGAGAAGATCCGGGAGGAGTTTATTGCCTTCGTAGACTTGAATCGCGTAACCCCACACGACCGAAACAGTCACTATGTTTGAAGAATCATAGCACACGCTCTGCTGCAATATCCTTGCGGAATCAAAACTCGCGGCACCGATGAGACGAGCCACGGACTCGGTCCGGTTTGTTTTTGGAAAGAACGGATCCACTGCGTCCAGGTGATGAAGTGATACCAGTGGAGCTAAAGGGTGCGCGCATAGCAGTCCAAATAGGTTCCCTCTTACATCAATCTACGAAAAAAAAAGAGCACATATATAGTAATGTTCAGAGAGTAACTACACTTGTCCAAAAACAACCAAACAAGGCAAATAAAGTAAAACTTCAGTTATTGAGGTTAACTTTCCAAATATAGAAATTCTATGTTGGTCATCAATCAGCAATTCAGCATCAATGTAACTACAGTATGTCTCAATCATTATTGAAAATAGTAGACTACACTTGTCCAAAAACAACCAAACAAGACAAGTAAATCCATACTTCAATTTTTGAGTTAAACTTTCCAAATAAAGAAACTCTCTGTTGTTCATCAATCAGCATCAATGTAACTATATATCTCGATCGTTGTTGGAAATATTAATGTTCAGACAGTAACCACACTTTTACAAAAACAACCAAACAAGGCAAGTAACCTAATACTTCAGTTATTGAACTAGACTTTACAAATATAGAAACTCTCTGTTGTTCATCAATCAGCAACCATGGAACTATATCTCAATCATTGTTGAAAATAGAATGTTTCGGACACTAACAACACTTATCCAAAACCAACCAAACAAGGCAAGTAAACTAACACTTCAGTTATTGAACTAGactttacaaatatataaactCTCTGTTGTTCATCAATCAGACATCCATGGAACTATATCTCAATcatttttgaaaacattaatgTTCAGACACTAACTACACTTTATCCAAAACCCAACCAAACAAGGCAAGTGAAGTAACACTTAGTTATCAAACTAAACTTTCCAAATATAGACAATATCTCAATCACTATCAAAACATAGAAAGTCTGTTTACCTGATGAAACCCAGGCTCGTGAGTCAACGCAACACCAAGCTCAGCTAAGCAAGAGAAGATCCTGGAGTCGCTTCCATACATATGCGCATACCTCATCAAACAAGAATCCAAAACCCTAGCAAGAACCTTCCCAAGCGAAGCGCTGATCGCGAACCCTCCTCCACCAAAGGCCATATCAAACGAGTACCTCACGTTCTGATCGTAAGACTCCGAGTTGCCTCCGACGTACCACCACTTCCTGTGGTCGTACTTGGACAAAACCGTCACGAGATTGTCCACGAAGAACACGGTGTCGTCGTCTCCGAACACGAACCACCGCACGTCTTTGTTATCTCCCCGATCAACCGTCTCCTTGACGACGCGAGCGACGCGGATCGCCGATCGGAGACCGCCGGGGAAGGTGTAGGGAAACCTGGAGGTGTCTTGGGAGACGACTACCGGAGGGAGATCGGGATCGAGTCCGCCGGCGCCGCGATCGAGGAAGACGACGGCGCGGGTGGAGGAGGCGGGGGAGTACCAGAGACGGACGTAGGAGCTGCGGCGGAGCCAGGAGTCGCGAGAGGCGGCGATGGAGAAGAGAAGGTGGCGGCGCTGGGTGGAGAAGAGAGGCAAGGAGCGAGCGATGGAGGAGATTTGGTCGCGGCGGAAGGTGCAGTAGGTGAAGACGGTGAAGGTGAGGGAGCAGAAGGTGAGGAGTAAGAAGATGTTTCTGACGCGGGGAGAGAGAAGCGAAGGTGACTTGGAGGGAAAGGGCATCTCAGGCGAGAGGGAATCGAGTCTACTAGAGAGAGGTGGATCGGATCGTCTCTTTCGTCTCGTTTGGTTCATTTCTGaagtttttgtttattcagtttttgtctgaatctctctctctccccgtGAATTCGTCCAGGCTTATGTTTCTCGGGAACTAGAAGGCGAAACCGTCTCAGTTACAGTGAATGGTTTCTGTTTTACGGGTCGGGTAATACCAGATTCGGTCCGGTTCCACGCGTCGGACCATGCTACTAAGACAGATGtttatgtgttttctttttatacctttttgaaaaatattattattaatttcatcCCAAACAGGAAATGGAATAATATAAGATttagtgaaatatatttttattcctacaacaagaaaatttaatagaataaaataagtactgctatatattagaaaatactacttttcattttagttattgttttaattttctgCACATAGATTAAaacaaacatttaattttgcatatgtGAAATCTCATGAACAAATTATTGAAATCAAATCCAAGGAATATTGCagggattttaaaatttaacaactaaaagtatatttaaattttaaatttttattgattacaAAACATTAACACCTTATTTCAAATTCTTGATTGAATAACACCTCCTAAGTCCTAAGTGCTAGTTATTTTTCCATAAAAAAACTTTGTCGAAACATTGAAAGTCAAGTTTAGTCACTTATTTTACGTAAAAGAATAGAACAAAATTATGTTTGGAATGAATGTTTAGTTTGTTGAGGTTTTCCATTGTGTTTCTATGTGACAATAGCGTTTaccattatattttttataaaatctgagacattttattttttaaattcgcACTTCAAATTTTGGGTGACATACATCCAATTATCATTGCATAATATTGAGAAATTCTTTTAGATAtccatttttagtttattttttttaaaaaacatctcaaaaaaatgaccaaaatatattttattaaaaagtaaatatgcatttataaactcttaaattagttaattaattaatatataaagttagggtttaaaaataaaataaaatattaaaattctcaaaacagaaaagaaaatttttagtcattttatttttttaaactattttgtGACCCGAGCCTGATTTACCGCTTCGATCAGGACGATGGTGTTTTATGGATAGATCTTGGAAAACCGGAGATAATTTCTCTGGGCATGGTTGGTATAGTAGATTACCAGTCTTTGAAGGATTAATGGGTGCTAGAAATATGAGAGCAAATCAATTATCTTTACATACGGAAGTGGAAACTCTTATTTGGATAATGGAATGTATGCGGAATTTAAGGTAGTATAATAttacttttgcaacggattattctcaattggtgaagatggtttcggaaccagaagaatgaccGGCTTTTGCAAGCT includes:
- the LOC108848926 gene encoding uncharacterized protein LOC108848926; this translates as MNQTRRKRRSDPPLSSRLDSLSPEMPFPSKSPSLLSPRVRNIFLLLTFCSLTFTVFTYCTFRRDQISSIARSLPLFSTQRRHLLFSIAASRDSWLRRSSYVRLWYSPASSTRAVVFLDRGAGGLDPDLPPVVVSQDTSRFPYTFPGGLRSAIRVARVVKETVDRGDNKDVRWFVFGDDDTVFFVDNLVTVLSKYDHRKWWYVGGNSESYDQNVRYSFDMAFGGGGFAISASLGKVLARVLDSCLMRYAHMYGSDSRIFSCLAELGVALTHEPGFHQIDVRGNLFGLLCAHPLAPLVSLHHLDAVDPFFPKTNRTESVARLIGAASFDSARILQQSVCYDSSNIVTVSVVWGYAIQVYEGNKLLPDLLTLQKTFSTWRRGSGVRSNYMFSTREYPRDPCARPLVFFLNGVGSDETGGTWSSYRLHSVGNCHRAEAVKQLQRIRVFSRKLKLNVEQMNPPRRQCCDISSPYNTSMVINIRQCMPDELIAMVT